In Flavobacterium okayamense, a single window of DNA contains:
- a CDS encoding lipocalin family protein: protein MKNIVFIIIASVFFISCKSTSAVDNYVDYEAQRNVKGDWIISNIEYPNSNYIQVNHFDIAKSDCFTNSTWNFVSNNNKGTVVFPNNCAATRNITWYINRDGQMVLKFLNSESSRKTETGYVVDYIPVNANSFILRDKAMISNSTVQIEITFTRI, encoded by the coding sequence ATGAAAAATATTGTATTTATAATTATTGCTTCAGTATTCTTCATTAGCTGTAAATCAACATCGGCTGTTGATAATTATGTAGATTATGAAGCACAACGAAATGTAAAAGGAGATTGGATCATTTCAAACATTGAATATCCCAATTCAAATTATATTCAAGTAAATCATTTTGATATTGCTAAGAGCGATTGTTTTACAAATAGTACTTGGAACTTTGTTTCAAACAATAATAAAGGAACAGTAGTTTTTCCAAACAATTGTGCAGCTACTCGAAACATTACTTGGTATATCAATAGAGACGGACAAATGGTTCTGAAGTTTTTAAATTCAGAATCCAGTAGAAAAACAGAAACTGGCTATGTGGTAGATTATATTCCCGTAAATGCTAATTCATTTATTCTAAGAGATAAAGCTATGATTTCAAATAGTACAGTTCAAATAGAAATAACTTTTACACGTATTTAG
- a CDS encoding lmo0937 family membrane protein, with translation MGNLLYLIAIVLIILWALGLYVGSFGNLIHLLLAIAVVAILLRIINGSRKI, from the coding sequence ATGGGAAATTTATTGTATTTAATCGCAATAGTCCTAATTATACTTTGGGCATTAGGACTATACGTAGGAAGTTTTGGAAACTTAATTCACCTATTACTCGCTATAGCTGTAGTAGCTATACTATTAAGAATTATTAACGGAAGTAGAAAAATTTAA
- a CDS encoding YtxH domain-containing protein has translation MKNSNVLLGILGGVAAGAIAGILLAPDKGSKTRKKIKQKASNIKSDLQTEFDEFIEKMEGKYEQLAEKAEDIKEAAKK, from the coding sequence ATGAAAAATAGTAATGTATTATTAGGAATCTTAGGCGGTGTTGCTGCAGGAGCAATTGCAGGAATTTTATTGGCACCAGACAAAGGTTCTAAAACTAGAAAAAAAATTAAACAAAAAGCCTCAAACATTAAGTCAGATTTACAAACAGAATTTGATGAATTCATAGAAAAAATGGAAGGCAAGTATGAACAGTTAGCCGAAAAAGCAGAAGATATAAAAGAGGCTGCAAAAAAATAA
- a CDS encoding sensor histidine kinase: protein MIALSSVTYRHYKEQENISEALQKRYEIAIELEKLISHIKDAETGDRGFTLTNDSIFLEPYLNARSRVNQSFNKLKIATRNNEKQQEHLKKIYNLVDNRFVYFKMQFSTGREFKNNLRNGKLIMDSLRIEVNEMIDYEKDLLVATDKIYELNSSNSPIIIFTSFLVAILIIVLGYLKLSKNYNRLLTSNAQLRIFDESSKQAEILGKYGSWTYNLKNNEFYFSENFYRLYGYEPHQKGIDVETFINLVHPEDLEGVQENFTVSKTREFNAPFPFRIFRSDNNQISHLRVKSKMFTTLNGDKILIGATRDITEEYESTQIIEERNIELEKTVKELTEFNHVASHDLQEPLRKIQTFISRIEDKELDKLSDNGKAYFDRIKSAASRMRILIDDLLQYSRTSRSKNDFEKVNLNDVIENIVIELSEPIKDKKATIEIKKLPKIKGVVFQLNQLFTNLISNSLKYSKEDISPIIEINSKKVSSKTDTKIPENDSRKFYRITFTDNGIGFEQEHAEKIFNLFQRLHGKTDYPGTGVGLAICKKIVDNHKGYIFAESTPGEGATFLLYLPA, encoded by the coding sequence TTGATTGCACTTTCATCGGTAACTTACCGTCATTATAAAGAACAAGAAAATATAAGTGAAGCCCTTCAAAAAAGATATGAAATTGCCATAGAATTAGAAAAACTAATTTCTCACATTAAAGATGCTGAAACTGGAGATAGAGGTTTTACATTAACTAACGATTCCATTTTTTTAGAACCCTATTTAAATGCTCGAAGTAGAGTTAATCAGTCATTTAATAAACTAAAAATTGCTACACGAAATAATGAAAAACAACAAGAGCATTTAAAAAAAATATACAATCTAGTTGACAACAGATTTGTTTACTTTAAAATGCAATTTTCTACGGGTAGAGAATTTAAAAACAACCTCAGAAATGGTAAATTAATCATGGACTCATTACGCATTGAAGTAAACGAGATGATTGATTATGAGAAAGATTTACTTGTTGCAACTGATAAGATATACGAATTAAATAGCTCGAATTCACCTATAATTATCTTTACTTCATTTTTAGTAGCTATTCTAATAATCGTTTTAGGCTATTTAAAACTATCTAAAAATTATAATAGACTACTCACTTCAAATGCTCAATTACGCATTTTTGATGAATCTAGTAAACAAGCAGAAATTTTAGGTAAATATGGTAGTTGGACCTACAACCTAAAAAATAATGAATTCTATTTCTCTGAAAATTTTTATAGATTGTATGGCTATGAACCTCATCAAAAAGGCATTGATGTTGAAACCTTTATTAATCTAGTTCATCCTGAAGATTTAGAAGGTGTTCAGGAAAATTTTACAGTTTCTAAAACAAGAGAATTTAATGCTCCTTTTCCTTTTAGAATTTTTAGAAGTGATAACAACCAAATTTCACATCTTAGAGTTAAAAGCAAAATGTTCACAACTTTAAATGGAGATAAAATATTAATTGGAGCAACAAGAGATATTACAGAGGAATATGAAAGTACACAAATAATTGAAGAGCGCAATATTGAACTTGAAAAAACTGTAAAAGAGTTAACAGAGTTTAATCATGTAGCAAGCCACGATTTACAAGAACCTTTACGCAAAATTCAAACCTTTATTTCAAGAATTGAAGATAAAGAACTCGATAAATTATCAGATAATGGTAAAGCTTACTTTGATAGAATTAAAAGTGCTGCTTCTAGAATGCGAATCTTAATAGATGATTTATTACAATATTCGCGTACAAGCCGTTCTAAAAATGATTTTGAAAAAGTTAATCTAAACGATGTAATTGAGAACATAGTTATTGAATTATCTGAACCTATAAAAGATAAAAAAGCTACTATTGAAATTAAAAAGCTACCAAAAATAAAAGGAGTTGTTTTTCAGCTCAACCAACTATTTACAAACTTAATTAGTAATAGTTTAAAATATTCGAAAGAAGATATTTCGCCTATAATTGAAATTAATAGTAAAAAGGTCAGTTCTAAAACTGATACTAAAATTCCAGAAAATGATTCAAGAAAATTCTATCGAATCACTTTCACAGATAACGGAATAGGTTTTGAACAAGAACATGCAGAAAAAATTTTCAACTTGTTTCAAAGGCTTCATGGCAAAACAGATTATCCTGGAACTGGTGTTGGATTAGCCATTTGTAAAAAAATAGTAGACAATCACAAAGGGTATATCTTTGCTGAAAGTACACCTGGCGAAGGAGCCACTTTCCTACTTTATTTACCAGCATAA
- the prfA gene encoding peptide chain release factor 1, with the protein MLERLQYVKQRFDEVSDLIIQPDVIADQKRYVQLNKEYKDLKALVEKREEYINVTGNIAEAKEIIADGSDAEMVEMAKMQLDEAQDRLPELEDEIKFMLIPKDPEDAKNVMVEIRAGTGGDEASIFAGDLFKMYTRYCESKGWRTSVVDLNEGTAGGYKEVIFEVTGEDVYGTLKYEAGVHRVQRVPQTETQGRVHTSAATVMVLPEAEEFDVQIDMNDVRIDLFCSSGPGGQSVNTTKSAVRMTHIPTGLVAQCQDEKSQHKNKDKALQVLRSRLYEMELAKKQEEDAKKRNSQVSSGDRSAKIRTYNYPQGRVTDHRIGMDIFDMDGVMNGKIQKFIDELQLVANTEKLKESEVF; encoded by the coding sequence ATGTTAGAGAGATTACAATATGTAAAACAACGTTTCGATGAAGTGTCAGATTTAATTATCCAACCGGATGTTATTGCTGACCAGAAGCGTTATGTACAGTTGAATAAAGAATATAAAGATTTAAAAGCGCTTGTTGAAAAACGCGAAGAATATATTAATGTAACGGGAAATATTGCTGAGGCTAAAGAAATCATTGCAGACGGTTCGGATGCGGAAATGGTTGAAATGGCAAAAATGCAATTAGACGAAGCACAAGATAGATTACCAGAATTAGAGGATGAAATCAAATTCATGTTGATTCCTAAAGATCCGGAAGATGCGAAAAACGTAATGGTTGAGATTCGTGCTGGAACGGGTGGGGATGAAGCTTCTATTTTTGCAGGTGATTTATTTAAAATGTACACACGTTATTGCGAATCTAAAGGTTGGAGAACTTCGGTTGTAGATTTAAACGAAGGAACAGCTGGAGGATATAAAGAAGTTATTTTTGAAGTTACAGGTGAAGATGTTTACGGAACTTTGAAATATGAAGCGGGTGTGCACCGTGTACAACGTGTACCTCAAACGGAAACTCAAGGACGTGTTCATACATCGGCGGCAACTGTTATGGTTTTACCTGAAGCGGAAGAATTTGATGTACAAATTGATATGAATGATGTTCGAATCGATTTATTCTGTTCGTCTGGTCCTGGAGGGCAATCGGTAAATACAACGAAATCTGCTGTTCGTATGACGCACATTCCAACAGGATTAGTTGCACAATGTCAGGATGAAAAATCACAGCACAAAAATAAAGATAAAGCTTTACAAGTATTACGTTCACGTTTATATGAAATGGAATTAGCGAAAAAGCAAGAAGAAGACGCTAAGAAACGTAATTCGCAAGTAAGCTCTGGTGACCGTTCGGCTAAAATTAGAACCTACAACTATCCACAAGGACGTGTAACCGATCACAGAATTGGAATGGATATTTTTGATATGGATGGCGTTATGAATGGAAAAATTCAGAAGTTTATTGATGAACTTCAGCTTGTTGCCAATACAGAAAAATTAAAAGAATCGGAAGTATTCTAA
- a CDS encoding porin family protein: MKKRILIALCLFGITLANAQETNTKTSNARFGFKGGLNFTNLYVDEVDDTNMLTSFHAGMFVELPLTQGVAIVPEVNFSRKGSEVQNTILGETYKSKFKLSYLEVPVLLKLNVVPNFNLHAGPYFAYLLDAKTDVVNESGENVSTLTYDTDDFNKLDYGLSAGLGFDFNTISIGARYNYGLNDIDKNDNFNGAKNSAWNLYLALKF, translated from the coding sequence ATGAAAAAGAGAATTTTAATTGCCTTATGCTTATTCGGAATAACATTGGCAAATGCACAGGAAACAAACACAAAAACATCGAATGCTAGATTTGGATTTAAAGGTGGTTTAAACTTTACGAATCTTTATGTAGATGAAGTTGATGATACTAATATGCTTACAAGTTTTCATGCAGGTATGTTTGTAGAATTACCATTAACACAAGGAGTAGCAATTGTGCCAGAGGTTAATTTCTCAAGAAAAGGTTCAGAAGTACAAAACACAATTTTGGGAGAAACTTACAAATCAAAATTTAAACTTAGTTATTTGGAAGTACCCGTACTATTAAAATTAAATGTTGTGCCTAATTTTAATTTACATGCCGGTCCTTATTTTGCCTACTTGTTAGATGCAAAAACTGATGTTGTAAATGAGAGTGGAGAAAACGTAAGTACGTTAACTTATGATACTGACGATTTTAACAAACTAGATTATGGTTTATCTGCCGGATTAGGATTCGACTTTAATACAATATCTATAGGAGCTCGTTACAATTACGGACTAAACGATATTGATAAAAATGACAACTTTAATGGTGCTAAAAATAGCGCATGGAACTTGTATTTAGCACTAAAATTTTAA
- a CDS encoding DUF6565 domain-containing protein: MKNLKLTVGTLLLATAFVACDNTKEKEAQKLVSEYTTYVDSVSDLSMENSSSNWDVIAAEYDTKKMKAESAIVGVEDKTKAENEIESASMTFETYQMEVQKTKAKMHKEELRNSLFGMNKVGDDMSFAWVNKDNILSVYENFVNTVKENKDSYSREDWDEIKLLYEALDTRKNTVENEGLSTEDNLKIAALKVEFSPMYTVNRMGAKAEENNEAKE; the protein is encoded by the coding sequence ATGAAAAATTTAAAATTAACAGTAGGAACTTTATTACTAGCAACTGCATTTGTTGCCTGTGATAACACTAAAGAAAAAGAAGCTCAAAAATTAGTTTCCGAATATACAACTTACGTAGACTCGGTTAGTGATTTAAGTATGGAAAATTCATCATCTAACTGGGATGTTATTGCCGCAGAGTATGATACTAAAAAAATGAAAGCCGAAAGCGCTATAGTTGGTGTAGAAGATAAAACAAAAGCTGAAAATGAAATTGAATCAGCTTCTATGACCTTTGAAACCTATCAAATGGAAGTTCAAAAAACGAAAGCAAAAATGCACAAAGAAGAGTTAAGAAATTCATTGTTTGGAATGAATAAAGTTGGCGATGATATGTCTTTTGCTTGGGTAAACAAAGATAACATTCTAAGTGTGTATGAAAACTTTGTAAATACAGTTAAAGAAAACAAAGACAGTTATTCACGTGAAGATTGGGATGAAATTAAATTATTGTATGAGGCTTTAGACACTCGTAAAAACACGGTTGAAAATGAAGGTTTATCAACTGAAGATAACTTAAAAATTGCAGCTTTAAAAGTAGAATTTAGTCCAATGTACACCGTAAATCGTATGGGAGCAAAAGCTGAAGAAAACAATGAAGCTAAAGAATAA
- a CDS encoding OmpA family protein: MSKKLAILLLSATMLVQCKSVKNANNTQKGAVIGATGGAILGGVLGNNLGKGGRGAEGAIIGGVVGGITGGLIGRQMDKQAREIEQQLPSAKVERVGEGIKLTLNENSVNFDLNKSSLTSTAKANLDKLVGVFKDYPDTNIIIYGHTDSTGDESYNMNLSVDRAESVKNYLSSKGLVRSRFEIVGMGETEPIDSNETTSGRANNRRVEFAILANNKMIEDAEKQAQ, translated from the coding sequence ATGAGTAAAAAATTAGCTATACTATTATTAAGTGCAACTATGCTGGTTCAATGTAAATCGGTTAAAAATGCAAATAACACTCAAAAAGGAGCTGTGATAGGTGCTACCGGAGGTGCAATTCTTGGTGGTGTTTTAGGCAATAACCTTGGAAAAGGTGGACGCGGTGCAGAAGGTGCCATCATAGGTGGTGTAGTCGGTGGTATTACGGGCGGACTTATTGGTAGACAAATGGATAAACAAGCTCGTGAGATTGAACAACAATTACCTAGTGCAAAAGTTGAGCGCGTTGGAGAAGGTATTAAATTAACGCTTAATGAAAACTCTGTTAATTTCGATTTAAACAAATCGTCTTTAACCTCAACTGCAAAAGCAAACTTAGATAAATTAGTCGGAGTTTTTAAAGATTACCCAGATACTAATATTATTATCTATGGTCATACAGATAGTACAGGTGATGAAAGTTACAACATGAATTTATCTGTAGATCGAGCAGAATCTGTAAAAAATTACTTGTCGTCTAAAGGATTAGTAAGGTCTAGATTTGAAATCGTAGGAATGGGTGAAACAGAACCTATTGATTCTAATGAAACAACAAGCGGTAGAGCAAACAATCGTAGGGTTGAGTTTGCCATACTTGCCAACAATAAAATGATTGAAGATGCCGAAAAACAAGCACAATAA
- a CDS encoding TonB-dependent siderophore receptor, whose product MKIYLTALTTAVFSTIGLSQEHFEAKKVELTIENDTVKVKKYNLNEVVVDGKNKDKELTSGKAKIKEMDLPQASSIVTSEVLKQQQVTTLTDVLKNANGVYIMGTTGGYQEEIASRGFNLGSNNTFKNGIRYYNGMMIETSGLEKVEFLKGSTAMLYGNVAPGGIMNLVTKKPKYEFGGEAGFAQSSFNTYQPSFDVYNAIGKNKKVAFRVNGSYTNGESFRNFVQSERYYFNPSFEVKLNEKTKLLVEADYINDSRTPDFGAGVIDYEVVDLPRDRFLGVTWGYYDSEQFSNTITLTHKINDAWNINFINGIRYFKTELFSNTRPNTSGGGVLANGDWDRSIQKADAKDNYFTQQANLNGLFATGKIEHNFLFGADVENFKNYATRYQNVAYDQINIFEEYDPSLEEAIPTMTATTLTTAPTSRFGVYVQDLVTLSEKWKVLAGVRYTYQDTESNVFTYSTNKNEPSNQYDDAFSPRFGLIYQPTKNHTLFATYSNSFETNSGQDENGKALEPSIIDQYEIGVKNKFFNNKLGFNVIAYQITNDKNYQQSLANNNSYNYIKVLAGTVRSQGVEIDVNYSAFKGFSIIAGYSFNETKFLDSEYYVEGSLLRYNPKNTANLSFNYEFLDGSLKGLSFGLINTYFGTRYAGRSTRVQVNNDSRQLIYLSDYFQSDATASYTIKSFTLRAKLGNIFNELNYNAHDDNSLNPIAPRNYSLALAYNF is encoded by the coding sequence ATGAAAATATATTTAACAGCACTAACAACAGCAGTATTCAGCACAATTGGATTATCACAAGAACATTTTGAAGCCAAAAAGGTAGAATTAACTATTGAAAACGACACTGTTAAGGTAAAGAAATACAACTTAAATGAAGTAGTAGTAGATGGCAAAAATAAAGACAAAGAATTAACTAGTGGCAAAGCAAAAATTAAAGAAATGGACTTACCACAAGCTTCTTCAATTGTTACTTCTGAAGTTTTAAAGCAACAACAAGTTACTACATTAACAGATGTATTGAAAAATGCCAATGGTGTATATATAATGGGAACAACTGGTGGTTACCAAGAAGAAATTGCATCTCGTGGATTCAATTTAGGTAGCAATAATACTTTCAAAAACGGTATTCGTTATTACAACGGAATGATGATTGAAACTTCTGGTTTAGAAAAAGTTGAATTCTTAAAAGGTAGTACTGCTATGTTATATGGTAACGTTGCTCCTGGTGGAATTATGAACTTGGTTACCAAGAAACCTAAATACGAATTTGGTGGTGAAGCTGGTTTTGCACAAAGCAGTTTTAATACGTACCAACCTTCTTTTGATGTATACAATGCTATTGGTAAAAACAAAAAAGTTGCTTTTCGTGTAAATGGAAGCTATACCAATGGAGAAAGCTTTAGAAACTTTGTACAATCGGAACGTTACTATTTCAACCCATCGTTTGAAGTTAAGCTAAACGAAAAAACAAAATTATTAGTTGAAGCTGATTATATAAACGATTCAAGAACTCCCGATTTTGGTGCTGGCGTAATTGATTATGAAGTAGTTGATTTACCTCGCGATAGATTTTTAGGAGTAACTTGGGGATATTACGATTCAGAGCAATTCTCGAATACTATAACACTTACTCATAAAATTAACGATGCTTGGAATATTAACTTCATTAATGGTATTCGTTATTTTAAAACTGAATTATTCTCAAATACTCGCCCTAACACAAGTGGTGGAGGTGTTTTAGCTAATGGAGATTGGGACAGAAGTATTCAAAAAGCGGATGCTAAAGACAATTATTTTACACAACAAGCTAACTTAAATGGTTTATTTGCAACAGGAAAAATCGAACATAATTTCTTATTTGGTGCTGATGTAGAAAACTTCAAAAACTATGCAACACGTTATCAAAATGTTGCTTACGATCAAATTAACATTTTTGAAGAATACGATCCTTCATTAGAAGAAGCAATTCCTACTATGACAGCTACAACTTTAACAACTGCTCCAACAAGTCGTTTCGGAGTTTATGTTCAAGATTTAGTTACTTTATCAGAAAAATGGAAAGTATTAGCGGGTGTTCGCTATACGTATCAAGATACTGAAAGTAATGTATTTACATATAGCACAAATAAAAATGAGCCTTCAAATCAATATGATGATGCTTTTTCACCAAGATTTGGTTTAATTTATCAACCAACAAAAAACCACACATTATTTGCGACTTATTCCAATTCATTTGAGACAAATTCTGGACAAGACGAAAATGGTAAGGCTTTAGAACCTTCAATTATTGATCAATATGAAATTGGTGTAAAAAACAAATTCTTCAACAATAAATTAGGATTTAATGTTATTGCTTACCAAATCACAAATGATAAGAATTACCAACAATCGTTAGCAAATAATAACTCCTACAATTACATTAAAGTTTTAGCAGGAACAGTAAGAAGTCAAGGTGTAGAAATCGATGTAAATTATAGTGCTTTCAAAGGTTTCTCTATAATTGCTGGATATAGTTTTAACGAAACTAAATTCTTAGATAGCGAATATTATGTAGAAGGAAGTTTATTACGTTACAATCCTAAAAACACAGCCAACTTAAGTTTCAACTACGAGTTTTTAGATGGTTCATTAAAAGGATTAAGCTTCGGATTAATTAATACGTATTTCGGAACGCGTTATGCAGGTCGTTCTACAAGAGTTCAAGTAAATAATGATTCGAGACAATTAATTTACTTAAGCGATTATTTTCAATCAGATGCTACAGCAAGTTACACTATTAAAAGC